The following proteins are co-located in the Silene latifolia isolate original U9 population chromosome 1, ASM4854445v1, whole genome shotgun sequence genome:
- the LOC141598900 gene encoding uncharacterized protein LOC141598900 isoform X1, producing MMLAWEAPGVDIEPINKESDSPSNNQIEDDEGWSLFYTSSTEMAVQVNNENTVGPEAFTRIAPACAAIADVVTTQNLFDALTNTSGSRLHFLIYDKYLQSLDKVIKSAKNVVAASSNLELVDGEVILDVDGAVPTQPVLQHIGISAWPGRLTLSNKALCFESLGVGQYEKPARYDLSRGLKQVIKPELTGPLGARLFDKAVMYRSTLVEPVFLEFPEFKGSSRRDYWLDITLEILRAHKFTRKYSLKGIQESEAIARAILGIFRCRAVREAFHFFSSHYKSLLVFNLAENLPGGDAILEILASCLLRIGACSAQADISGSSFTEKKLVECPVSLVTLSVLGLTLDKDVEFDSKATYLRGYVCVGETNQLEAAVKQLKMDTGKAEAAQLTVNQVKVDGIDANFVIMRELLFPLILLASRLKVLASWEEPFKSTVYMVLMCYIFVR from the exons ATGATGCTTGCGTGGGAGGCCCCTGGAGTTGATATCGAACCAATTAACAAA GAAAGTGATTCCCCGAGTAACAATCAGATTGAAGATGATGAGGGATGGTCTTTATTTTATACAAGTTCTACGGAAATGGCTGTTCAG GTTAATAATGAAAACACTGTTGGCCCAGAAGCATTTACAAGAATAGCACCTGCTTGCGCTGCTATTGCCGATGTAGTAACTACCCAAAACCTTTTTGATGCATTAACCAACACTTCAGGAAGTAGACTTCACTTTCTCATATATGATAAGTACCTTCAGAGCCTTGACAA GGTGATCAAATCTGCAAAAAATGTGGTTGCAGCTTCATCTAACCTGGAACTTGTTGATGGTGAAGTCATCTTAGATGTTGATGGTGCAGTACCCACCCAGCCAGTTCTCCAGCATATCGGAATATCTGCATGGCCTG GTAGGTTGACCCTAAGCAATAAAGCTTTGTGTTTTGAGTCGTTGGGAGTAGGTCAATATGAAAAGCCTGCAAGATATGATCTCTCAAGGGGTTTGAAACAGGTTATAAAGCCGGAATTGACTGGGCCGCTTGGTGCTCGACTGTTCGACAAGGCTGTGATGTACCGATCAACACT CGTGGAGCCTGTATTTTTGGAGTTTCCAGAGTTCAAAGGAAGCTCGCGTAGAGACTACTGGTTGGATATCACTTTGGAGATATTACGTGCTCACAAATTCACAAGAAAATATAGTCTCAAAGGAATTCAAGAATCTGAAGCAATTGCAAGGGCTATTCTGGGGATCTTTCGGTGTCGCGCAGTTAGAGAGGCTTTTCACTTCTTTTCATCGCACTATAAATCATTGCTTGTTTTTAACCTTGCTGAGAATCTTCCTGGAGGAGACGCCATTTTAGAAATTCTGGCAAGCTGCTTATTACGTATCGGAGCATGCTCTGCACAAGCGGATATATCTGGTAGTTCATTTACTGAGAAGAAGCTTGTGGAATGTCCAGTCTCGCTCGTAACATTAAGCGTATTGGGACTAACCCTGGACAAAGATGTAGAATTTGATTCAAAAGCTACATATCTTAGAGGATATGTTTGTGTGGGTGAAACAAATCAATTAGAAGCGGCAGTGAAACAATTGAAAATGGATACGGGAAAGGCTGAAGCAGCACAGCTGACTGTTAACCAAGTTAAAGTTGATGGAATAGACGCAAATTTTGTTATCATGAGA GAGCTGCTTTTCCCACTGATTCTACTTGCTAGCCGTTTAAAAGTCTTGGCTTCCTGGGAGGAGCCTTTTAAATCAACTGTTTATATGGTGCTGATGTGCTACATATTTGTGAGGTAA
- the LOC141598900 gene encoding uncharacterized protein LOC141598900 isoform X3, translating into MMRDGLYFIQVLRKWLFRVIKSAKNVVAASSNLELVDGEVILDVDGAVPTQPVLQHIGISAWPGRLTLSNKALCFESLGVGQYEKPARYDLSRGLKQVIKPELTGPLGARLFDKAVMYRSTLVEPVFLEFPEFKGSSRRDYWLDITLEILRAHKFTRKYSLKGIQESEAIARAILGIFRCRAVREAFHFFSSHYKSLLVFNLAENLPGGDAILEILASCLLRIGACSAQADISGSSFTEKKLVECPVSLVTLSVLGLTLDKDVEFDSKATYLRGYVCVGETNQLEAAVKQLKMDTGKAEAAQLTVNQVKVDGIDANFVIMRELLFPLILLASRLKVLASWEEPFKSTVYMVLMCYIFVR; encoded by the exons ATGATGAGGGATGGTCTTTATTTTATACAAGTTCTACGGAAATGGCTGTTCAG GGTGATCAAATCTGCAAAAAATGTGGTTGCAGCTTCATCTAACCTGGAACTTGTTGATGGTGAAGTCATCTTAGATGTTGATGGTGCAGTACCCACCCAGCCAGTTCTCCAGCATATCGGAATATCTGCATGGCCTG GTAGGTTGACCCTAAGCAATAAAGCTTTGTGTTTTGAGTCGTTGGGAGTAGGTCAATATGAAAAGCCTGCAAGATATGATCTCTCAAGGGGTTTGAAACAGGTTATAAAGCCGGAATTGACTGGGCCGCTTGGTGCTCGACTGTTCGACAAGGCTGTGATGTACCGATCAACACT CGTGGAGCCTGTATTTTTGGAGTTTCCAGAGTTCAAAGGAAGCTCGCGTAGAGACTACTGGTTGGATATCACTTTGGAGATATTACGTGCTCACAAATTCACAAGAAAATATAGTCTCAAAGGAATTCAAGAATCTGAAGCAATTGCAAGGGCTATTCTGGGGATCTTTCGGTGTCGCGCAGTTAGAGAGGCTTTTCACTTCTTTTCATCGCACTATAAATCATTGCTTGTTTTTAACCTTGCTGAGAATCTTCCTGGAGGAGACGCCATTTTAGAAATTCTGGCAAGCTGCTTATTACGTATCGGAGCATGCTCTGCACAAGCGGATATATCTGGTAGTTCATTTACTGAGAAGAAGCTTGTGGAATGTCCAGTCTCGCTCGTAACATTAAGCGTATTGGGACTAACCCTGGACAAAGATGTAGAATTTGATTCAAAAGCTACATATCTTAGAGGATATGTTTGTGTGGGTGAAACAAATCAATTAGAAGCGGCAGTGAAACAATTGAAAATGGATACGGGAAAGGCTGAAGCAGCACAGCTGACTGTTAACCAAGTTAAAGTTGATGGAATAGACGCAAATTTTGTTATCATGAGA GAGCTGCTTTTCCCACTGATTCTACTTGCTAGCCGTTTAAAAGTCTTGGCTTCCTGGGAGGAGCCTTTTAAATCAACTGTTTATATGGTGCTGATGTGCTACATATTTGTGAGGTAA
- the LOC141598900 gene encoding uncharacterized protein LOC141598900 isoform X2, giving the protein MAVQVNNENTVGPEAFTRIAPACAAIADVVTTQNLFDALTNTSGSRLHFLIYDKYLQSLDKVIKSAKNVVAASSNLELVDGEVILDVDGAVPTQPVLQHIGISAWPGRLTLSNKALCFESLGVGQYEKPARYDLSRGLKQVIKPELTGPLGARLFDKAVMYRSTLVEPVFLEFPEFKGSSRRDYWLDITLEILRAHKFTRKYSLKGIQESEAIARAILGIFRCRAVREAFHFFSSHYKSLLVFNLAENLPGGDAILEILASCLLRIGACSAQADISGSSFTEKKLVECPVSLVTLSVLGLTLDKDVEFDSKATYLRGYVCVGETNQLEAAVKQLKMDTGKAEAAQLTVNQVKVDGIDANFVIMRELLFPLILLASRLKVLASWEEPFKSTVYMVLMCYIFVR; this is encoded by the exons ATGGCTGTTCAG GTTAATAATGAAAACACTGTTGGCCCAGAAGCATTTACAAGAATAGCACCTGCTTGCGCTGCTATTGCCGATGTAGTAACTACCCAAAACCTTTTTGATGCATTAACCAACACTTCAGGAAGTAGACTTCACTTTCTCATATATGATAAGTACCTTCAGAGCCTTGACAA GGTGATCAAATCTGCAAAAAATGTGGTTGCAGCTTCATCTAACCTGGAACTTGTTGATGGTGAAGTCATCTTAGATGTTGATGGTGCAGTACCCACCCAGCCAGTTCTCCAGCATATCGGAATATCTGCATGGCCTG GTAGGTTGACCCTAAGCAATAAAGCTTTGTGTTTTGAGTCGTTGGGAGTAGGTCAATATGAAAAGCCTGCAAGATATGATCTCTCAAGGGGTTTGAAACAGGTTATAAAGCCGGAATTGACTGGGCCGCTTGGTGCTCGACTGTTCGACAAGGCTGTGATGTACCGATCAACACT CGTGGAGCCTGTATTTTTGGAGTTTCCAGAGTTCAAAGGAAGCTCGCGTAGAGACTACTGGTTGGATATCACTTTGGAGATATTACGTGCTCACAAATTCACAAGAAAATATAGTCTCAAAGGAATTCAAGAATCTGAAGCAATTGCAAGGGCTATTCTGGGGATCTTTCGGTGTCGCGCAGTTAGAGAGGCTTTTCACTTCTTTTCATCGCACTATAAATCATTGCTTGTTTTTAACCTTGCTGAGAATCTTCCTGGAGGAGACGCCATTTTAGAAATTCTGGCAAGCTGCTTATTACGTATCGGAGCATGCTCTGCACAAGCGGATATATCTGGTAGTTCATTTACTGAGAAGAAGCTTGTGGAATGTCCAGTCTCGCTCGTAACATTAAGCGTATTGGGACTAACCCTGGACAAAGATGTAGAATTTGATTCAAAAGCTACATATCTTAGAGGATATGTTTGTGTGGGTGAAACAAATCAATTAGAAGCGGCAGTGAAACAATTGAAAATGGATACGGGAAAGGCTGAAGCAGCACAGCTGACTGTTAACCAAGTTAAAGTTGATGGAATAGACGCAAATTTTGTTATCATGAGA GAGCTGCTTTTCCCACTGATTCTACTTGCTAGCCGTTTAAAAGTCTTGGCTTCCTGGGAGGAGCCTTTTAAATCAACTGTTTATATGGTGCTGATGTGCTACATATTTGTGAGGTAA